Proteins from one Ramlibacter sp. PS4R-6 genomic window:
- the rpsH gene encoding 30S ribosomal protein S8 — protein sequence MSMSDPIADLLTRIRNAQMVAKATVSVPASNIKVAIAQVLKDEGYIDGFQVKKDGNKSELEISLKYYAGRPVIERIERVSRPGLRIYKGRNDIPQVQNGLGVAIVTTPQGVMTDRKARATGVGGEVLCYVA from the coding sequence ATGAGCATGAGTGATCCCATTGCCGACCTGCTGACCCGCATCCGCAACGCCCAGATGGTGGCCAAGGCCACCGTGAGCGTGCCGGCTTCGAACATCAAGGTCGCGATCGCCCAGGTCCTGAAGGACGAGGGCTACATCGACGGTTTCCAGGTCAAGAAGGACGGCAACAAGAGCGAACTCGAAATCTCGCTCAAGTACTACGCCGGCCGCCCGGTCATCGAGCGCATCGAGCGCGTGAGCCGTCCCGGCCTGCGCATCTACAAGGGCCGCAACGACATTCCCCAGGTGCAGAACGGCCTGGGCGTTGCGATCGTGACCACGCCGCAGGGTGTGATGACCGACCGCAAGGCGCGCGCTACCGGCGTCGGCGGCGAAGTCCTCTGCTACGTCGCCTAA
- the rpsN gene encoding 30S ribosomal protein S14 produces MAKTALIQRELKRDKLAAKYAKKYADLKATAGDAKKSDEERAAARLALQKLPRNANPTRQRNRCGITGRPRGTFRQFGLARNKIREMAFSGDIPGVIKASW; encoded by the coding sequence GTGGCTAAGACTGCTTTGATCCAACGTGAACTCAAGCGCGACAAGCTCGCTGCCAAGTACGCGAAGAAATACGCGGACCTGAAGGCGACTGCCGGCGATGCGAAGAAGAGCGACGAGGAGCGCGCCGCCGCGCGCCTGGCGCTCCAGAAGCTGCCCCGCAACGCAAACCCCACCCGCCAGCGCAACCGCTGCGGCATCACGGGCCGCCCGCGCGGCACGTTCCGCCAGTTCGGGCTGGCCCGCAACAAGATCCGCGAGATGGCCTTCTCGGGCGACATCCCCGGCGTGATCAAGGCCAGCTGGTAA
- the rplE gene encoding 50S ribosomal protein L5, whose product MAKKEQAQEQASKPAGPARLQQHYRDKVVPELTKKFGYKSPMQVPRLTKITLNMGVSEAVADKKVMEHAVGDLTKIAGQKPVVTKAKKAIAGFKIREGQAIGTMVTLRGQHMWEFLDRFVTVALPRVRDFRGISARAFDGRGNYNIGVKEQIIFPEIEYDKVDAIRGLNISITTTAKNDEECKALLAGFRFPFKQ is encoded by the coding sequence ATGGCAAAGAAAGAGCAAGCGCAAGAGCAAGCGAGCAAGCCCGCCGGCCCGGCGCGCCTGCAGCAGCACTACCGCGACAAGGTCGTGCCCGAGCTGACCAAGAAGTTCGGCTACAAGTCGCCGATGCAGGTGCCGCGCCTGACGAAGATCACGCTGAACATGGGCGTGAGCGAGGCCGTCGCCGACAAGAAGGTCATGGAGCACGCCGTGGGCGACCTGACCAAGATCGCCGGCCAGAAGCCCGTCGTGACCAAGGCCAAGAAGGCCATCGCCGGCTTCAAGATCCGCGAAGGCCAGGCCATCGGCACGATGGTCACGCTGCGCGGCCAGCACATGTGGGAGTTCCTGGACCGTTTCGTCACCGTGGCCCTGCCGCGCGTGCGCGACTTCCGCGGCATCTCCGCCCGCGCGTTCGACGGCCGTGGCAACTACAACATCGGCGTCAAGGAACAGATCATCTTCCCGGAAATCGAGTACGACAAGGTCGACGCCATCCGCGGCCTGAACATCTCGATCACCACCACGGCCAAGAACGACGAGGAGTGCAAGGCCCTCCTCGCGGGCTTCCGTTTCCCGTTCAAGCAATAA